A stretch of the Mycobacteroides immunogenum genome encodes the following:
- a CDS encoding maleylpyruvate isomerase family mycothiol-dependent enzyme, which translates to MSPEEWLEALRSGTAAVAATPPEHLDQDAPSCPGWTARDLIAHLGGVHRWAVGILVGQKVPYADVDPEAPAGEGVLGWYAERADALLATLTSSDLDAPTKSPFGERPVRFWYRRQAHEVAVHRWDIEHAYRGWDAAPIDAELAADGIGEWSEVFTPRRIGRDGGTPQDLQGARILLQAKDGGGSWLLRADAESIGIVDEDAAPDAVITASTSDLLLALWHRVPLSRVTVEGDVAHVERVFDLVRI; encoded by the coding sequence ATGAGTCCTGAGGAATGGTTGGAAGCGCTGCGCAGTGGAACGGCGGCGGTGGCCGCGACCCCGCCCGAGCACCTGGATCAGGATGCGCCGTCATGCCCGGGCTGGACGGCACGCGATCTGATCGCCCACCTCGGTGGGGTGCACCGATGGGCAGTGGGAATCCTTGTTGGGCAAAAGGTTCCGTACGCGGACGTCGACCCGGAGGCTCCAGCGGGCGAGGGTGTCCTTGGCTGGTACGCCGAGCGCGCCGACGCGCTCCTGGCCACGTTGACATCGAGTGACCTTGACGCGCCGACGAAGTCGCCGTTCGGCGAGCGGCCGGTGCGGTTCTGGTACCGCAGGCAGGCACACGAGGTCGCGGTGCACCGCTGGGATATCGAGCACGCCTATCGCGGTTGGGATGCCGCTCCGATCGATGCCGAGTTGGCCGCCGATGGCATCGGCGAGTGGTCGGAGGTCTTCACACCTCGGCGCATCGGACGCGACGGGGGTACCCCACAAGATCTTCAGGGAGCGCGAATACTCCTGCAGGCCAAAGACGGTGGCGGTTCGTGGCTGTTGCGTGCTGACGCGGAGAGCATCGGTATCGTGGACGAGGATGCCGCACCGGACGCGGTCATCACGGCGTCGACGTCCGATCTGCTGCTTGCGCTGTGGCACCGGGTGCCGCTGTCGCGCGTGACGGTCGAGGGGGATGTCGCCCACGTAGAGCGAGTGTTTGATCTAGTCCGAATTTAG
- a CDS encoding CDGP domain-containing protein → MPTANADNPPNCEQVPWGFLGSLKREICDQPIRKDGSWIRRKVIGIPAHYQNPSSSCYSSGYWGTSNCTYYPGRQVPDRVDSDETYELRADTVPADEPGHMPDPAPAPPAPKEPTPAPAPPEPVSEDA, encoded by the coding sequence GTGCCCACCGCCAACGCCGACAATCCGCCTAACTGCGAGCAGGTCCCCTGGGGCTTTCTGGGCTCGCTGAAGCGCGAGATCTGCGACCAGCCGATCCGCAAAGATGGGTCCTGGATACGGCGCAAAGTCATCGGGATTCCCGCCCACTATCAGAACCCGAGCAGCAGCTGCTATAGCAGCGGATACTGGGGCACCAGCAACTGCACCTACTACCCGGGCAGGCAGGTACCCGACCGAGTCGACAGTGACGAAACCTACGAATTGCGCGCGGACACCGTGCCCGCCGACGAGCCAGGGCACATGCCCGACCCCGCACCGGCTCCCCCGGCGCCCAAGGAGCCCACACCTGCGCCCGCCCCGCCAGAGCCGGTTTCGGAAGACGCCTAG
- a CDS encoding LysR family transcriptional regulator substrate-binding protein: protein MTSPSLSLGYVPGGTPAKWVRIWAERHPAIPLQLSAVAAADAADAVRDGTVDIALLRLPADTSGLAVIPLYEETTVAVVPTDHLLSAVDTITVADLDGEPMLLPLDDVLDWTDAPGSVVDHRPETTEDAIELVAAGLGALIVPQSLARLHHRKDLTYRPISDAPSCPVALAFPEGQQSSLVEEFIGIVRGRKPDSSRGRDEPTPKRTAREKTLAKQAARAAAGKVARKPGRTDRGRR, encoded by the coding sequence ATGACCTCGCCCTCGCTCTCTCTGGGGTACGTCCCCGGCGGGACACCCGCGAAATGGGTGCGGATCTGGGCTGAGCGTCACCCAGCCATTCCCCTGCAACTGAGCGCTGTCGCTGCCGCAGACGCGGCCGACGCGGTGCGGGACGGCACGGTCGATATCGCGCTGCTGCGGCTGCCTGCCGACACCAGCGGCCTGGCCGTCATCCCTCTCTACGAAGAGACAACGGTGGCAGTGGTGCCGACCGATCACCTGCTCAGTGCCGTCGACACCATTACGGTGGCAGACCTCGACGGCGAACCGATGCTGCTCCCACTCGACGACGTCCTCGACTGGACGGACGCCCCTGGCAGTGTGGTCGATCACCGACCCGAGACCACCGAGGACGCAATAGAACTCGTCGCCGCAGGACTGGGTGCGCTCATCGTTCCGCAGTCGTTGGCACGGCTGCATCACCGCAAGGACCTCACCTACCGCCCGATCTCCGATGCGCCCAGCTGCCCAGTGGCGCTGGCCTTCCCGGAAGGGCAGCAGTCGTCACTCGTTGAGGAGTTCATCGGGATCGTGCGGGGCCGCAAGCCAGATTCATCCCGGGGGCGGGACGAGCCCACGCCGAAACGCACGGCACGAGAGAAGACCCTGGCCAAACAGGCGGCCCGTGCCGCCGCAGGCAAGGTCGCCCGCAAGCCGGGACGGACCGATCGCGGTCGCCGTTGA
- a CDS encoding DUF5997 family protein, whose amino-acid sequence MSRPNAQSMKPATAAKKLDVYLQATPAEFQENAITRAELAALQADPPQWLKDLRKDGPHPKNLVAAKLGVSISGLARGGVEDALTTEQINQLLEEKPDWLVAERESYQAVLREERRVKALRAEQARKS is encoded by the coding sequence ATGAGCAGGCCGAACGCGCAGTCCATGAAACCCGCCACTGCGGCGAAGAAGCTGGACGTGTATCTGCAAGCGACGCCTGCGGAGTTCCAGGAGAACGCGATCACACGAGCCGAGCTGGCGGCCCTGCAGGCGGACCCGCCGCAGTGGCTGAAGGATCTACGCAAGGACGGGCCGCACCCCAAGAATCTGGTGGCCGCGAAGCTCGGCGTCTCGATCTCCGGGCTCGCCCGCGGTGGTGTCGAGGACGCCCTCACCACCGAGCAGATCAACCAGCTGCTCGAGGAGAAGCCGGATTGGCTTGTCGCAGAGCGCGAGAGCTACCAGGCAGTGCTGCGCGAAGAGCGCCGCGTGAAAGCGCTACGCGCAGAGCAGGCGCGGAAGAGCTGA
- a CDS encoding DUF2628 domain-containing protein — MAVTATDDRSDLSAYWRLKFDFYDRYGTRFTPQAVAAARARPFATRMRSAINLPALFFGAIYFITKGMWRKAITLTLFNVAFGVVLYLTFPALGLGGFPANGALYMILAGPAYYRHRVLDSRSWNPLDGIGWRFDREMREAWKRRRA, encoded by the coding sequence GTGGCCGTGACGGCGACCGACGACCGCAGTGACCTGTCGGCGTACTGGCGGCTCAAGTTCGATTTCTACGACCGCTACGGCACGAGATTCACACCGCAAGCTGTGGCCGCCGCTCGGGCGCGCCCCTTCGCAACGAGGATGCGCTCGGCCATCAACCTACCCGCGCTATTCTTCGGCGCGATCTACTTCATCACAAAAGGGATGTGGCGCAAGGCGATAACGTTGACCCTGTTCAACGTAGCCTTCGGAGTTGTTCTCTACCTGACGTTTCCAGCCCTGGGGCTCGGTGGGTTCCCGGCCAACGGTGCGCTCTACATGATCCTGGCCGGGCCGGCCTACTATCGCCACCGGGTACTCGACAGCCGATCATGGAATCCACTCGACGGCATCGGCTGGCGCTTCGATCGCGAAATGCGGGAAGCCTGGAAGCGGCGCCGCGCGTAG
- the nrdE gene encoding class 1b ribonucleoside-diphosphate reductase subunit alpha has protein sequence MLNLYDAEGKIQFDKDAAAARQYFLQHVNQNTVFFHNQDEKLDYLIEKEYYEREVLDQYSRNFVKSLLDRAYAKKFRFPTFLGAFKYYTSYTLKTFDGKRYLERFEDRVVMVALTLADGDLQLAEKLVDEIIDGRFQPATPTFLNSGKKQRGEPVSCFLLRIEDNMESIGRSINSALQLSKRGGGVALLLTNIREHGAPIKNIENQSSGVIPIMKLLEDSFSYANQLGARQGAGAVYLHAHHPDIYRFLDTKRENADEKIRIKTLSLGVVIPDITFELAKKNEDMYLFSPYDVERTYGVPFADINVTEKYYEMVDNGQIRKTKIKAREFFQTLAELQFESGYPYIMYEDTVNRANPIEGKITHSNLCSEILQVSTPSLFNDDLSYAKVGKDISCNLGSLNIAKTMDSPDFAQTIEVAIRALTAVSDQTHIWSVPSIEQGNNDSHAIGLGQMNLHGYLARERIFYGSEEGVDFTNIYFYTVLYHALKASNRIAIERGTKFGGFDRSKYASGEFFDKYTEQVWEPKTEKVRQLFADAGIRIPAQDDWLRLKESVQQHGIYNQNLQAVPPTGSISYINHSTSSIHPVASKIEIRKEGKIGRAYYPAPYLTNDNLEYYQDAYEIGYEKIIDTYAAATQHVDQGLSLTLFFKDTASTRDVNKAQIYAWRKGIKTLYYIRLRQMALEGTEVEGCVSCML, from the coding sequence ATGCTCAATCTGTATGACGCAGAGGGCAAAATCCAGTTCGACAAAGACGCTGCGGCCGCGCGGCAGTACTTCCTGCAGCACGTCAACCAGAACACGGTGTTCTTCCACAATCAGGACGAGAAGCTCGATTACCTGATCGAGAAGGAGTACTACGAGCGCGAGGTGCTGGACCAGTACTCGCGCAACTTCGTGAAGTCACTGCTGGATCGCGCGTACGCCAAGAAGTTCCGCTTCCCGACCTTCCTCGGTGCGTTCAAGTACTACACCTCGTACACGCTTAAGACCTTCGACGGTAAGCGATACCTGGAGCGCTTCGAGGATCGTGTCGTCATGGTGGCGCTGACTCTGGCCGACGGCGATCTGCAGCTGGCCGAGAAGCTGGTCGACGAGATCATCGACGGCCGGTTCCAGCCGGCTACCCCGACCTTCCTCAACTCCGGCAAGAAGCAGCGCGGCGAGCCGGTGTCCTGCTTCCTGCTGCGTATCGAGGACAACATGGAGTCCATCGGGCGCTCCATCAACTCGGCGCTGCAGCTGTCCAAGCGTGGTGGTGGTGTTGCATTGCTGCTCACCAACATTCGTGAGCACGGTGCGCCGATCAAGAACATCGAGAACCAGAGTTCGGGTGTCATCCCGATCATGAAGCTGCTGGAAGACTCGTTCTCCTACGCCAACCAGCTCGGTGCTCGCCAGGGCGCCGGTGCGGTGTACCTGCACGCGCATCACCCGGACATCTACCGCTTCTTGGACACCAAGCGCGAGAACGCCGATGAGAAGATCCGCATCAAGACCCTCTCGCTGGGCGTGGTGATCCCGGACATCACCTTCGAGCTGGCCAAGAAGAACGAGGACATGTACCTGTTCTCGCCGTACGACGTCGAGCGCACCTATGGGGTGCCGTTCGCGGACATCAACGTCACCGAAAAGTACTACGAGATGGTCGATAACGGCCAGATCCGGAAGACGAAGATCAAGGCGCGCGAGTTCTTCCAGACCCTCGCCGAGCTGCAGTTCGAGTCCGGCTACCCGTACATCATGTACGAGGACACCGTGAACCGGGCCAACCCCATCGAGGGCAAGATCACGCACTCGAACCTGTGCTCGGAGATCCTGCAGGTGTCGACGCCCTCGCTGTTCAACGACGACCTGTCCTACGCCAAGGTAGGCAAGGACATCTCGTGCAACCTGGGTTCGCTCAACATCGCCAAGACGATGGATTCGCCGGATTTCGCGCAGACCATCGAGGTGGCTATTCGCGCGCTGACCGCGGTGTCGGATCAGACGCATATCTGGTCGGTGCCGTCGATCGAGCAGGGCAACAACGACTCTCACGCCATCGGCCTGGGCCAGATGAACCTGCACGGCTACCTGGCGCGTGAGCGCATTTTCTACGGTTCCGAAGAGGGTGTCGACTTCACCAACATCTACTTCTACACCGTGCTCTATCACGCGCTGAAGGCGTCGAACCGCATTGCCATTGAGCGGGGTACGAAGTTCGGCGGGTTCGACAGATCCAAGTACGCCAGCGGCGAGTTCTTCGACAAGTACACCGAGCAGGTGTGGGAGCCGAAGACCGAGAAGGTGCGCCAGCTGTTCGCCGATGCCGGGATTCGCATTCCGGCACAGGATGATTGGCTGCGGTTGAAGGAATCGGTGCAGCAGCACGGTATCTACAACCAGAACCTGCAAGCGGTGCCGCCGACGGGCTCGATCTCGTACATCAACCACTCGACGTCGTCGATTCACCCGGTTGCCTCGAAGATTGAGATCCGCAAGGAAGGCAAGATCGGCCGGGCCTACTACCCGGCGCCGTACCTGACGAACGACAACCTGGAGTACTACCAGGACGCGTACGAGATCGGCTACGAGAAGATCATCGACACCTACGCCGCGGCCACCCAGCACGTGGATCAGGGTTTGTCGCTGACACTGTTCTTCAAGGACACCGCCAGCACGCGTGACGTGAACAAGGCGCAGATCTACGCCTGGCGCAAGGGAATCAAGACGCTGTACTACATCCGGCTGCGGCAGATGGCGCTGGAAGGCACCGAGGTTGAGGGTTGCGTTTCCTGCATGCTGTGA
- the nrdI gene encoding class Ib ribonucleoside-diphosphate reductase assembly flavoprotein NrdI: MAHLVYFSSVSENTHRFVQKLGAPATRIPLRGDIEVNDPYVLVVPTYGGGHPVPGKAGGYVPKQVVKFLNNEKNRSLIRGVIAAGNTNFGAEYCYAGKVISAKCDVPYLYRFELMGTAEDVEQVLAGLDEFWKDTPWRQPRQLQNQ; this comes from the coding sequence ATGGCCCATCTGGTCTATTTCTCCAGCGTGTCGGAGAACACCCACCGCTTCGTCCAGAAGTTGGGTGCTCCTGCCACCCGGATCCCGCTGCGCGGCGATATAGAGGTCAACGACCCCTACGTTCTGGTCGTGCCGACCTACGGCGGCGGGCATCCGGTGCCCGGCAAGGCCGGGGGATACGTCCCCAAGCAGGTCGTCAAATTTCTCAACAACGAAAAAAACCGATCCTTGATCCGTGGTGTCATCGCGGCCGGAAACACCAATTTCGGGGCCGAGTACTGCTACGCGGGCAAGGTCATTTCGGCCAAGTGTGACGTGCCGTATCTGTATCGCTTTGAACTCATGGGCACCGCTGAAGATGTGGAGCAAGTGCTCGCCGGACTCGATGAATTTTGGAAGGACACACCGTGGCGCCAACCGCGACAACTGCAGAACCAGTGA
- a CDS encoding redoxin NrdH produces MSITVYTKPACVQCNATYKALDKQGIEYSVVDITEVPEARDYVMALGYLQAPVVVAGDDHWSGFRPDRIKALAGAVAVSA; encoded by the coding sequence ATGAGCATCACCGTCTACACCAAGCCCGCCTGCGTACAGTGCAACGCGACGTACAAGGCCCTAGACAAGCAGGGCATCGAATACAGCGTCGTGGACATCACCGAGGTCCCCGAGGCTCGTGACTACGTGATGGCACTCGGCTATCTGCAGGCGCCCGTGGTGGTCGCCGGTGACGATCACTGGTCGGGTTTCCGTCCTGACCGCATCAAGGCCCTCGCCGGCGCGGTCGCCGTCTCTGCCTAA
- a CDS encoding MFS transporter: protein MTSSPAGSPQQMTHSGTSPRRVFMASAVGSAIEFYDFYIYGTAAALVFPTVFFPNLSHSLALFASIATFSTAFLARPIGAALFGHYGDRLSRKGTLVVTLITMGLATMAVGLVPGAASIGAAAPAAIVLLRLIQGLAVGGEWSGAALLSSEYSPSQNRGRAATAVPIGTSIGLLLSSLVFLVVSITVGENSPAFLSWGWRVPFIASGLLVAVGLYIRLQIAETPEFADAKAHHKLVTSPLRHVMMESPRTLALTTGTMLIIFALSFMTNTYFPGFARAELHFSRAAILAAGALGAIVLMASAAAGGILSDQLGRRRVILTSMCLMLPWTLVVTPLLTSGPFWAYLAALALTYVLFGLAFGPMSSFLPESYPVGTRYSGTGVAFNVAGVFGGAVPPLIAGPLQNTLGSWAVGLMLLIICAISVASVAGMQETWSGAPRWNGR, encoded by the coding sequence ATGACGTCATCCCCGGCAGGGTCGCCGCAGCAGATGACGCACTCAGGTACCAGCCCCCGCAGAGTGTTCATGGCCAGCGCGGTGGGGTCGGCCATCGAGTTCTACGACTTCTATATCTATGGCACGGCGGCCGCACTCGTCTTCCCGACGGTCTTTTTCCCGAATCTCAGCCACTCCCTGGCGCTCTTCGCATCGATCGCCACCTTCAGCACCGCGTTTCTGGCCCGCCCGATCGGTGCCGCCCTGTTCGGCCACTACGGCGACCGCTTGAGCCGTAAAGGCACCTTGGTGGTCACCCTCATCACCATGGGGCTCGCCACCATGGCGGTCGGGCTGGTTCCCGGCGCCGCCTCGATCGGGGCCGCGGCACCGGCAGCCATCGTCTTACTGCGCCTTATCCAGGGCCTCGCGGTCGGCGGCGAGTGGAGTGGTGCGGCATTGCTCTCCTCCGAGTACTCGCCAAGCCAGAACCGCGGCCGCGCTGCCACCGCCGTGCCGATCGGAACCTCAATCGGGCTGTTACTCAGCAGCCTGGTCTTTCTGGTGGTCAGCATTACGGTCGGGGAAAACAGCCCCGCATTCCTGTCGTGGGGCTGGCGAGTTCCCTTTATTGCCAGCGGACTCCTGGTAGCAGTGGGCCTGTACATCCGGCTCCAGATCGCCGAGACGCCGGAGTTCGCCGACGCCAAGGCGCACCACAAGCTGGTCACATCACCCCTGCGACACGTCATGATGGAGAGCCCGCGCACGTTGGCCCTCACCACCGGCACGATGCTGATCATCTTCGCGCTGTCCTTCATGACGAACACCTACTTCCCTGGGTTCGCCAGGGCCGAATTGCACTTCTCGCGAGCGGCCATTCTCGCCGCCGGGGCGCTCGGCGCCATTGTTCTGATGGCCTCCGCGGCAGCCGGAGGAATCCTGAGTGACCAGCTAGGCCGACGGCGGGTGATATTGACCAGCATGTGCCTGATGCTTCCGTGGACGCTGGTGGTCACTCCCCTGCTGACCAGTGGTCCTTTCTGGGCTTATCTGGCAGCCCTGGCGCTCACCTATGTGTTGTTCGGGCTTGCCTTCGGCCCGATGTCGAGCTTCCTTCCGGAGTCCTACCCGGTAGGCACCCGCTATAGCGGTACCGGCGTGGCGTTCAACGTGGCCGGCGTGTTCGGGGGCGCCGTTCCGCCACTGATCGCCGGCCCGCTGCAGAACACCCTGGGCAGCTGGGCAGTCGGCCTGATGCTGCTGATCATCTGCGCCATCAGCGTCGCCTCCGTTGCAGGCATGCAAGAAACATGGTCAGGCGCACCCCGCTGGAACGGCCGGTAA
- a CDS encoding NADPH-dependent FMN reductase: protein MLAIVGSLRKASVNRQLAEAAAESAPDGVSVSIYEGLADLPHYNEDLDGDNAPAAAAALRSAIAGADAVLLVSPENNGTISSSLKNAIDWLSRPFGSSVFKGKPTVVIGTSAGRYGGVWAIDETRKAAGIATANVLEDVKLAVPSSAFDGNHPREHAETVAELTKILDALTAE, encoded by the coding sequence GTGCTGGCAATCGTCGGAAGCCTGCGCAAGGCATCGGTCAATCGGCAGCTCGCTGAGGCAGCCGCGGAGAGCGCGCCGGACGGCGTCAGCGTGAGCATCTACGAGGGCCTGGCCGATCTTCCGCACTACAACGAGGACCTCGACGGCGACAACGCACCCGCCGCCGCAGCCGCCCTGCGATCGGCCATCGCGGGAGCCGACGCGGTGCTGCTGGTCAGCCCGGAGAACAACGGCACCATTTCCAGCTCGCTGAAGAATGCGATCGACTGGCTGTCGCGCCCCTTCGGCTCGAGCGTTTTCAAGGGCAAGCCGACAGTGGTGATCGGAACTTCGGCGGGCCGTTATGGCGGCGTCTGGGCGATCGATGAGACCCGCAAGGCTGCCGGCATCGCGACTGCCAATGTGCTCGAGGACGTCAAGCTCGCGGTGCCGTCGTCGGCCTTCGATGGCAATCACCCGCGTGAGCATGCCGAGACGGTCGCCGAGCTGACCAAGATATTGGACGCATTGACCGCGGAGTAA
- a CDS encoding TetR/AcrR family transcriptional regulator: MPGQEIPLLSVDLAQNPARERAVATRNRALLLDAARRLLDEVGPDGMSMDAVANAAGVGKGTLFRRFGSRTGLLLALLDHEEHIEQQAFMFGPPPLGPDAPPLTRLVAFGKARLAFLERHLDLARATTADADAWHNAPPTMLVRSHIRSLLAQLECTGDLNAQTHALMSIIDPGYVHFATRSNGQSMTQLGDAWEDLVHKVCAR; encoded by the coding sequence ATGCCTGGTCAAGAAATCCCCCTGCTTTCTGTCGACCTTGCGCAGAATCCCGCCCGCGAGCGAGCCGTCGCGACCCGTAATCGTGCCCTGCTCCTGGACGCCGCCCGTCGGCTGCTCGACGAGGTGGGTCCGGACGGAATGTCGATGGACGCCGTCGCCAACGCGGCAGGTGTCGGCAAGGGCACGCTGTTCCGTCGTTTCGGCAGCCGCACCGGACTGCTACTGGCACTGCTCGACCACGAGGAGCACATCGAGCAGCAAGCATTCATGTTCGGGCCGCCACCCCTTGGCCCCGACGCTCCCCCGCTCACGCGGCTCGTCGCGTTCGGAAAAGCCCGACTCGCTTTCCTGGAGCGCCATCTCGATCTGGCCCGCGCCACCACCGCGGACGCCGACGCGTGGCACAACGCACCGCCGACCATGCTGGTCCGCTCACACATCCGGTCGCTGCTGGCCCAGCTCGAATGCACCGGCGATCTCAACGCACAGACCCATGCTCTGATGTCGATCATTGATCCCGGATACGTGCATTTCGCCACCAGATCCAACGGCCAGTCGATGACCCAACTCGGAGACGCCTGGGAGGACCTGGTGCACAAGGTGTGCGCACGCTGA
- the nadE gene encoding ammonia-dependent NAD(+) synthetase: MKSLREEIRSALDVSPTIDPAAEVSRRVGFLKDYLRASGTKGFVLGISGGQDSALAGRLCQIAAQESRLEGVEAEFIAIRLPYGIQADEDDAQVALRFIDPDRTIVINIKDTSDAATAAVAEALGEAPSDFVKGNIKARERMVVQYAAAGQHRLLVVGTDHAAEAVTGFFTKFGDGGVDVTPLTGLTKRQGAQILSHLGAPESISHKVPTADLEDDRPALPDEVALGVTYAQIDDYLEGKAVTVEAADRIERWYLQTRHKRAVPITPFDSWWR; the protein is encoded by the coding sequence ATGAAGAGCCTTCGCGAAGAGATCCGGTCCGCCCTCGACGTCTCCCCCACGATCGATCCGGCTGCCGAGGTCTCCCGACGGGTGGGCTTCCTCAAAGACTATTTAAGAGCCAGCGGGACAAAGGGATTCGTACTCGGCATCTCCGGCGGGCAGGACAGCGCCCTGGCCGGGCGGCTGTGTCAGATCGCGGCGCAGGAATCGCGGCTCGAAGGTGTGGAGGCCGAATTCATCGCGATTCGGCTGCCCTACGGCATACAGGCCGATGAGGACGATGCCCAAGTAGCCCTTCGCTTTATCGACCCCGACCGCACCATCGTCATCAACATCAAGGACACCTCCGACGCGGCAACTGCCGCCGTCGCGGAGGCACTCGGCGAGGCACCATCGGACTTCGTGAAGGGCAATATCAAGGCCCGGGAACGAATGGTCGTCCAGTATGCGGCGGCCGGACAACACCGGCTGCTGGTCGTCGGCACCGACCACGCCGCCGAGGCGGTGACAGGATTCTTCACCAAGTTCGGTGACGGCGGCGTCGATGTCACCCCACTCACGGGACTCACCAAACGCCAAGGCGCTCAGATTCTTTCCCATCTCGGCGCACCGGAGAGCATCTCCCACAAGGTACCCACCGCCGACCTGGAGGATGACCGCCCCGCACTTCCCGACGAGGTTGCCCTCGGCGTCACCTACGCACAAATCGATGACTACCTGGAGGGCAAGGCGGTTACCGTCGAGGCCGCCGACCGCATCGAACGGTGGTACCTGCAGACCCGGCACAAGCGCGCGGTTCCGATCACCCCGTTCGACAGCTGGTGGCGCTAG
- a CDS encoding SDR family oxidoreductase — translation MAYDFTGKRCFVTGAASGIGRATALRLGREGAELFLTDRAADGLESVVEEIKAAGGKVSAYRALDVSDYDAVSAFASDILATHPSMDVLLNIAGISVWGSVDRLSHKQWRSVVDINLMGPIHVIESFVPAMIKARNGGQIVNVSSAAGIVALPWHAAYSASKYGLRGVSEVLRFDLARYKIGVTVVVPGAVNTPLVRTVDIAGVDRENEKVARWIGRFVGHAVSPEKVAERIVYGIRHNRYLVYTSVDIRALYLFKRTLWWPYSVAMRVANYAFTNALRPGFQKAGPSSPSVDS, via the coding sequence ATGGCGTACGACTTCACCGGTAAGCGCTGCTTCGTCACGGGAGCTGCCAGCGGTATTGGACGGGCCACCGCGCTGCGTTTGGGGCGCGAGGGTGCCGAGCTGTTTTTGACCGATCGAGCCGCCGACGGGCTCGAGTCCGTTGTCGAGGAGATCAAGGCGGCCGGGGGGAAGGTCAGCGCCTATCGGGCGCTGGATGTTTCTGACTACGACGCGGTATCCGCCTTCGCCTCCGACATCCTGGCGACCCACCCAAGCATGGATGTCTTGCTCAACATCGCGGGCATATCTGTGTGGGGCTCTGTGGACCGTCTCAGCCACAAGCAGTGGCGCTCGGTGGTCGATATCAACCTGATGGGGCCCATCCACGTCATCGAGAGTTTCGTCCCCGCGATGATCAAGGCACGCAACGGCGGCCAGATCGTGAACGTTTCGTCGGCTGCGGGCATTGTCGCTCTTCCGTGGCATGCGGCCTACAGCGCCAGCAAGTACGGCCTGCGGGGGGTCTCGGAGGTGCTGCGGTTCGATCTGGCGCGGTACAAGATCGGTGTCACGGTAGTGGTGCCCGGCGCCGTCAACACTCCGTTGGTACGCACCGTCGACATCGCCGGTGTGGACCGTGAGAACGAGAAGGTGGCCAGGTGGATAGGGCGGTTTGTGGGCCATGCGGTGAGCCCGGAGAAGGTGGCCGAGCGCATCGTGTACGGCATCCGGCATAACCGCTACCTGGTGTACACCTCGGTCGACATCCGGGCGCTCTATCTGTTCAAGCGCACGTTGTGGTGGCCGTACAGCGTCGCGATGCGGGTGGCCAACTATGCGTTCACCAATGCGCTGCGGCCCGGGTTTCAGAAGGCGGGCCCCAGCTCGCCGTCCGTTGATTCCTAG